GCTTCTTATCACCCTGCTTTTTTGGCGGATAAAACCTCCGATATATTAGAGATAATTTAATGTTTCCCCATAAAAAAGCCCCTTGCTAAAAGGGGCTTTTAATTTTCTTAATCTATTTTACTGACGATTGCTTCCATTAGTTTATGCCGCCTGAATTTGCGGGTTTCGAGCAGTAAACCGTTTGCCCGAATCCGTTCGTTTTTGGTGGGGGCATGGTCTAATTTTTGTTGTACCCATTGTTCCAGGGTAGTGTTAGAGGGCATATCGGCCGGAAGGGGTAAGTTGAGCCGTTCGAAAATATCCGCCATTTTAGCACTTGCGCTGACGATATAAGCATTGCCGAACGGACGGATATAGGCGGGGAAAAAGTCGTACTCGTCTTCTATTTCGCCCACCATTTCTTCAAAAATATCTTCCAATGTTAAAATACCCGTTACGGTGTTCCCTTCGGTTACCAAACAGATATGCTGTTTGTTTTTCATCAGTTTTTCAAGGGCCGCGGAGATAATGGTTTCGGCTTCCAATCGCAAAATAGGACGGACGATGGAACGCGCCGTGGAAGTGGTGCCGGCCGTCATTTTGGTGGAAAGGAAAATATCCTTAAAGTTGAGGTAGCCGATAATATCCTGCGAGTTTTGCGGATTGGCCCGTACGGGGAAGCGGGTGTGCATATCCAAGTGCGCTTTTACAAAAGTATCGGCAATGGAATCATCGGCCTCAAGCATATATACCTGTTCAAGCGGAACCTGTATTTCCCGAATTTTGCGAATACAAAAGCGCGCACTGGAAAGCACAATTTTTTCTTCCGTTTTCCCAAATAAACGGGAA
The DNA window shown above is from Elusimicrobium sp. and carries:
- a CDS encoding HlyC/CorC family transporter; the encoded protein is MTIFIILLMLGFNALLAAYEMALASVSRTKLSILAQEKRLGADAALFMKDHMEGSLAVVQIGITLVGAIAAAFGGASADEAFAPILQNWLGVSKSIAELLAMAFVVVPLSFITIVFGELTPKTFAIKNKEMVVLKLSPLMRVMYSVLYPIVKIMETLVRFFTHKTFTKTPDPKEAQKAAMADLRTAAAIASSSRLFGKTEEKIVLSSARFCIRKIREIQVPLEQVYMLEADDSIADTFVKAHLDMHTRFPVRANPQNSQDIIGYLNFKDIFLSTKMTAGTTSTARSIVRPILRLEAETIISAALEKLMKNKQHICLVTEGNTVTGILTLEDIFEEMVGEIEDEYDFFPAYIRPFGNAYIVSASAKMADIFERLNLPLPADMPSNTTLEQWVQQKLDHAPTKNERIRANGLLLETRKFRRHKLMEAIVSKID